A genome region from Maridesulfovibrio salexigens DSM 2638 includes the following:
- a CDS encoding ABC transporter permease, translating to MNVPRIPIGEVIESSIDFLVEHFSFATKAFSAVLEAGLDVVEGTMKACPPWLFIFIVAAITLRLTKSKRTTIFSIAGLLLIWNIGLWKATVSTIALVIVSTLLALLFGIPIGILAAMNKHVNKIVMPVLDVMQTMPAFVYLIPAIPFFGLGKVAAIFSTIIFAMPPSIRLTCLGIKQVPEELVECAEAFGSNRWQRLFKLELPIATPTIMAGVNQTVMLALSMVVIAAMIGAKGLGGEVWKAIQRLQMGKGFEAGIGIVIVAMIMDRVLQNIGSGKKK from the coding sequence ATGAATGTCCCACGCATTCCCATCGGGGAAGTAATCGAATCGTCAATTGATTTTCTGGTGGAACATTTTTCATTTGCCACCAAAGCTTTTTCCGCAGTGCTTGAAGCAGGACTGGATGTGGTCGAAGGAACCATGAAAGCCTGCCCGCCGTGGCTGTTCATATTCATTGTGGCTGCTATCACTCTGCGGCTGACCAAAAGCAAAAGAACCACAATATTTTCCATCGCCGGACTCTTGCTGATCTGGAATATCGGTTTATGGAAAGCCACTGTCAGCACCATCGCACTGGTCATTGTTTCAACCCTGCTGGCACTGCTGTTCGGTATACCCATCGGCATTCTGGCTGCCATGAACAAACATGTGAATAAAATTGTCATGCCCGTGCTGGATGTGATGCAGACCATGCCCGCTTTTGTATACCTTATCCCGGCTATTCCATTCTTCGGGCTGGGCAAGGTAGCCGCAATCTTCTCAACAATCATATTTGCCATGCCACCATCAATCCGGCTGACCTGCCTAGGAATCAAACAGGTCCCGGAAGAACTGGTGGAGTGTGCCGAGGCTTTCGGCTCCAACCGCTGGCAGAGACTCTTTAAACTCGAACTTCCCATCGCCACTCCGACCATTATGGCCGGGGTCAACCAGACAGTCATGCTGGCTCTCTCCATGGTTGTTATCGCAGCTATGATCGGAGCCAAAGGACTTGGTGGCGAAGTCTGGAAAGCTATCCAGAGACTGCAGATGGGTAAAGGATTCGAGGCAGGAATCGGGATCGTTATCGTGGCCATGATCATGGACCGCGTACTTCAAAACATTGGGTCCGGCAAAAAGAAATAG
- a CDS encoding quaternary amine ABC transporter ATP-binding protein translates to MEKIRVENLYKIFGNAPKKIIPMLEQGDTKDEIMEKTKHGVGVNNASFSVEEGEIVVVMGLSGSGKSTLVRCINRLIDPTGGKIFIDGEDITTLSKSKLRKVRLEKLGMVFQNFALFPHRTVLKNTEYGLEIADTDAETRKQKAMEALELVGLAGWENSYPDQLSGGMRQRVGLARALALDPDILLMDEAFSALDPLIRRDMQDELINLQERMHKTIVFISHDLDEALKLGDRIVLMKDGEIVQVGTPEEILTEPATEYVRRFVEDVDITKVLTAESVMKKIDAVAYLKTDGPRASLRKMRKNNISNLFVLDEKHKLIGMLNAGDCAKLVEEGGKDIRTIMHTDLQAVDLECPAQELFNIMQDRTLPLPVINSEKKLKGVIVRGTLIGALAERGGN, encoded by the coding sequence ATGGAAAAAATCAGAGTCGAAAACCTCTATAAAATCTTTGGCAACGCCCCGAAGAAAATCATCCCTATGCTTGAGCAGGGTGACACTAAAGATGAAATTATGGAAAAAACAAAACACGGTGTAGGCGTAAACAACGCCTCATTCAGTGTTGAAGAAGGTGAGATCGTTGTGGTCATGGGCCTTTCCGGTAGCGGAAAGTCCACCCTTGTCCGCTGCATCAACAGGCTAATTGATCCCACTGGCGGGAAAATATTCATCGATGGTGAGGACATCACCACCCTGAGCAAAAGCAAATTGCGCAAAGTTCGCCTTGAAAAGCTCGGAATGGTTTTCCAGAACTTCGCCCTTTTCCCACATCGTACTGTCCTCAAAAACACAGAATACGGACTGGAAATAGCCGACACCGACGCGGAAACACGTAAACAGAAGGCCATGGAAGCCCTTGAGCTGGTTGGACTTGCCGGCTGGGAAAATTCTTATCCCGACCAGCTTTCCGGCGGCATGCGCCAGAGGGTCGGACTGGCCCGAGCTCTGGCTCTTGACCCGGACATCCTGCTCATGGATGAGGCTTTCAGCGCCCTTGACCCGCTCATCCGCCGCGACATGCAGGACGAACTGATCAACCTGCAAGAGCGCATGCACAAAACAATTGTCTTCATCAGCCACGACCTTGACGAAGCACTCAAGCTCGGCGACCGCATTGTGCTCATGAAAGACGGTGAAATTGTACAGGTCGGCACTCCTGAGGAAATCCTCACCGAGCCTGCAACAGAATACGTGCGCCGCTTTGTTGAGGATGTTGATATAACCAAAGTCCTCACCGCAGAATCAGTCATGAAAAAGATCGATGCCGTGGCCTACCTGAAAACCGATGGCCCCCGCGCCTCCCTGCGCAAAATGCGTAAGAACAACATCTCCAATCTCTTTGTCCTTGACGAGAAACACAAATTGATCGGCATGCTCAATGCCGGGGACTGCGCCAAGCTTGTGGAAGAAGGCGGAAAGGACATCAGGACAATCATGCACACCGACCTGCAAGCAGTTGACCTGGAATGCCCGGCTCAGGAATTATTCAACATCATGCAGGACAGAACGCTTCCCTTGCCGGTTATCAATTCAGAAAAAAAACTGAAGGGTGTCATTGTCCGCGGCACACTGATCGGTGCCCTTGCTGAAAGAGGAGGCAATTAG
- a CDS encoding sigma-54-dependent transcriptional regulator — MNAIGKNVLIVDDEPSLRLLIRAVLESDGWNVHEAQSGEQALEMLPGLTLNAALIDMRMEGMDGMALLKELNTIMPGLPVIMLTAYGNVNSAVIAMKHGAFDYLTKPADNEELKAVLAKALDYSRLVDENEKLKSAAGATEQMIGSSQGMLNVKDLIEQAGPSEATILVLGESGTGKELVAEGLHRASQRADKPLVKVNCAALPADLLESELFGYMKGAFTGANANKPGRFQLASGGTLFLDEIGEMDPVLQAKILRALQEKVVEPLGSVSPVETDVRIIAATNRDLKKEVEKGNFREDLYYRLSVLEIRIPPLRERVGDLPSLVAYLLEKLGRKNNKKVRSVSPSFLDALGRYDWPGNVRELENVLERAIILSRSEVLGPELLPPQVINPAPRQASPEAAPSTQPTQQTQQAAPTATGTPTLDDAERQALIAALEANQHHRERTAEALGISRRTLQYKLKKYGLTRR; from the coding sequence ATGAACGCCATAGGAAAGAATGTACTCATAGTTGACGATGAACCGTCACTGCGCCTGCTTATCCGGGCTGTACTGGAAAGTGACGGCTGGAATGTGCATGAAGCCCAGTCCGGCGAACAGGCCCTTGAAATGCTTCCCGGACTGACATTAAATGCAGCCCTGATCGACATGCGTATGGAAGGGATGGACGGTATGGCCCTGCTCAAGGAGCTTAATACCATAATGCCCGGTCTGCCGGTTATCATGCTCACTGCCTACGGCAACGTGAACTCAGCAGTTATCGCCATGAAACATGGCGCATTCGACTATCTGACCAAACCAGCAGACAACGAAGAGCTCAAGGCCGTTTTAGCCAAAGCTCTTGATTACTCCAGACTGGTGGATGAAAACGAAAAGCTCAAGTCCGCCGCCGGAGCAACAGAGCAAATGATCGGCAGCTCGCAGGGTATGCTCAACGTGAAGGATCTCATTGAACAGGCCGGACCTTCTGAAGCGACCATCCTCGTACTGGGTGAATCCGGTACAGGTAAAGAACTGGTTGCTGAAGGATTGCACAGGGCAAGCCAGCGCGCCGACAAACCTCTGGTCAAAGTCAACTGTGCGGCACTGCCTGCGGATCTGCTTGAAAGTGAACTTTTCGGCTATATGAAAGGAGCATTTACCGGGGCCAATGCCAACAAACCCGGACGTTTCCAGCTCGCTTCCGGCGGCACCCTCTTCCTTGATGAAATCGGGGAAATGGATCCGGTGCTGCAAGCAAAAATTTTGCGGGCTTTGCAGGAAAAAGTAGTTGAACCGTTAGGTAGCGTTTCCCCGGTGGAAACTGATGTACGCATCATTGCCGCGACCAACCGCGACCTGAAAAAGGAAGTTGAAAAAGGGAATTTCCGCGAGGATCTTTACTATCGGTTAAGCGTCCTTGAAATCCGCATACCACCGCTGAGAGAACGTGTTGGCGACCTGCCTTCACTGGTAGCTTATCTGCTGGAAAAGCTTGGCCGTAAGAATAATAAAAAAGTACGTTCAGTCAGCCCTTCCTTTCTGGATGCGCTCGGTCGTTACGACTGGCCCGGAAACGTCCGTGAACTGGAAAACGTACTTGAGCGGGCCATCATTTTGAGCCGCAGTGAAGTCTTGGGGCCGGAACTGCTGCCTCCGCAGGTGATTAATCCCGCTCCAAGGCAGGCATCACCGGAAGCGGCACCATCAACGCAACCGACTCAACAGACTCAACAGGCTGCGCCCACTGCGACCGGAACCCCCACTCTTGATGATGCGGAACGTCAGGCCCTTATAGCCGCCCTTGAAGCCAACCAGCATCATCGCGAAAGGACCGCTGAGGCTCTCGGAATCAGCCGCAGGACTCTTCAGTACAAACTGAAAAAATATGGCCTGACCCGCAGGTAG
- a CDS encoding NifU family protein gives MHDKVEAALDKVRPLLQADGGNVELVEVTDKGIAKVRLQGACKGCPMSQITLRNAIERTLLKEIPELKGVEPAE, from the coding sequence ATGCACGATAAAGTCGAAGCCGCTCTTGACAAGGTCAGACCCCTTCTTCAGGCTGACGGCGGTAACGTAGAACTCGTAGAGGTAACAGATAAAGGCATAGCCAAAGTTCGCTTGCAGGGTGCCTGTAAGGGTTGCCCCATGTCTCAGATCACCTTGCGGAACGCTATTGAGCGTACCCTGCTCAAGGAGATCCCCGAACTCAAAGGCGTTGAGCCGGCCGAATAA
- a CDS encoding HDOD domain-containing protein has protein sequence MTEHTPIPEEIMHKATALMEDRFTNTDREQPVLATLFELGVAHVAQDLLEHPELYKEKAQLPMPKEKFAPVDPLSLLRSEVKLPSLPQVFIEMRQVINDPSSSASDLAKVISRDTALSAFLLRMVNSAFYSFPAQIDTISRAVAVIGTQQLSTLALGTSVMDMFKGLPADIIDLGLFWRHSFACGIIASQLSKTFKQGTPEKCFVAGLLHDIGRPVLMMALPDRAIAATAISRNKKALMFKAEHVVTGFNHAELGGMLLRKWNLPFSLVTAVLNHHSPAKAAKSPESLYVYFANIIAKTMGIGGSGDFFIRNVNNERWEKHGLTPDKLRQLDAELGPILDDAFSILKNMAA, from the coding sequence ATGACTGAACATACTCCCATCCCTGAAGAGATCATGCATAAGGCAACTGCATTGATGGAAGACCGCTTTACCAACACAGACCGGGAACAACCGGTGCTTGCAACTCTTTTTGAACTTGGAGTCGCCCACGTTGCTCAAGATCTTTTGGAGCACCCTGAGCTTTATAAAGAAAAGGCTCAACTACCCATGCCCAAAGAAAAGTTTGCCCCGGTAGATCCTCTTTCACTCCTCCGAAGTGAAGTTAAACTGCCGTCACTTCCGCAGGTATTCATTGAAATGCGTCAGGTGATCAATGATCCTTCTAGCTCGGCATCTGATCTTGCCAAGGTTATTTCACGTGATACGGCTCTTTCAGCTTTCCTTCTGCGTATGGTCAACAGTGCCTTTTACAGTTTCCCCGCCCAGATCGATACAATATCCCGTGCAGTTGCGGTTATAGGCACTCAGCAACTCTCGACCCTCGCATTGGGCACATCTGTCATGGATATGTTCAAAGGACTGCCTGCAGATATCATTGATTTGGGACTTTTCTGGCGCCACAGCTTTGCCTGCGGAATAATCGCCAGCCAGCTTTCAAAAACCTTCAAGCAAGGCACTCCGGAAAAGTGTTTTGTAGCCGGACTGCTGCACGACATAGGACGTCCGGTGCTGATGATGGCACTGCCGGACCGTGCAATTGCTGCCACTGCCATCTCCCGCAACAAAAAAGCTCTCATGTTCAAGGCTGAGCACGTTGTTACCGGATTTAACCACGCCGAACTGGGCGGGATGCTCCTGCGCAAGTGGAATCTGCCATTTTCGCTGGTAACTGCTGTGCTTAATCACCACAGTCCTGCCAAGGCAGCTAAATCACCGGAATCCCTCTACGTATATTTCGCCAACATAATCGCAAAAACAATGGGGATAGGAGGAAGCGGCGACTTCTTCATCCGCAATGTAAACAACGAAAGATGGGAAAAACACGGCCTGACCCCTGATAAACTGCGCCAGCTTGATGCCGAATTGGGGCCTATTCTCGATGATGCTTTTTCCATCCTCAAAAATATGGCTGCATAA
- a CDS encoding glycine betaine ABC transporter substrate-binding protein, translated as MKKVLTLILAALLVAAFAVPSFAGDKKKVKLAYVEWDCATATTNVLKAVIEERMGYECEIIPVAAAAMWQAVGTGDVDGLATAWLPITHADYLKRVKNKVVDLGPIVSGAKLGWAVPSYVTVDSIADLNKYADKFDDKIIGIDPGAGLMRLSEEAIDKYGLDKFELMEGSGATMTAALSDAIKNNEWVVVTAWSPHWMFGRWDLKYLEDPKKVLGESETINTIVRKGLDKDMPEVYAFLDKFAWKDANQLQMVMAWNQEKGADPYESAKRFIKENKAQVDSWLK; from the coding sequence ATGAAAAAGGTGCTTACTTTAATTCTTGCGGCCCTGCTTGTTGCGGCTTTTGCCGTACCCTCTTTTGCAGGTGACAAAAAGAAAGTTAAACTGGCTTATGTTGAATGGGATTGCGCGACAGCAACCACCAACGTACTTAAAGCCGTTATTGAAGAACGCATGGGTTACGAATGCGAAATCATCCCCGTTGCTGCTGCAGCCATGTGGCAGGCAGTTGGAACCGGTGATGTTGACGGACTCGCAACCGCATGGCTTCCTATCACCCATGCCGACTACCTCAAGCGTGTTAAGAACAAGGTTGTCGACCTCGGGCCTATCGTTTCCGGTGCCAAGCTGGGCTGGGCTGTTCCTTCTTACGTAACTGTTGACTCCATTGCTGATCTTAACAAGTACGCAGATAAATTTGACGATAAAATCATCGGCATCGATCCCGGTGCAGGCCTGATGCGTCTTTCCGAAGAAGCAATTGATAAATACGGCCTCGACAAATTTGAACTCATGGAAGGCTCCGGTGCAACCATGACAGCTGCTCTCAGCGATGCCATCAAAAACAACGAATGGGTTGTGGTAACTGCATGGTCACCGCACTGGATGTTCGGCCGTTGGGACCTCAAATATCTTGAAGATCCTAAAAAAGTTCTCGGTGAATCCGAGACCATTAACACCATCGTCCGCAAAGGCCTCGATAAAGACATGCCTGAAGTTTACGCTTTCCTCGATAAATTCGCATGGAAAGACGCAAACCAGCTCCAGATGGTTATGGCATGGAATCAGGAAAAAGGAGCAGATCCTTATGAAAGCGCCAAGCGTTTCATCAAGGAAAACAAAGCACAGGTTGATTCCTGGCTGAAATAA